GAGGGATGGGGCGCGGTCTGGGGGGCACACGTGCGTCTGGTTAGCGCTGGTTAGCGCGTCCCTGCCAAACATCCTTCCTGCGCAAAATAACATCCATCCgtgctccatccctccctctcccgccctCCAGTTCTCCCTCAGTCCCCGTTCTGATCCGGCCAGCCCATCTTTACTCTGTTCACACTCAATTTCCTGGTGTCACCacgccctccctctcccttcacATCTCAAGACTCAAGAGCCCTCAGACACGAGCAGAGCGCTTCCCGGCTACGGCTGCAGGCTAACCGAACACAGAGCAGATtggcacatgcgtgtgcacacactgcGGGCTAACCGAACACAGAGCAGATtggcacacgcatgtgcacacactgcgGGCTAACCGAACACAgagaacacgcacacgcacacttttGGCTAAATCTGGCGTATTTACATTTGTTGTTGATTAATATGCACCGTCCCTtcttaaataaactaaataaatgaataaaaataaaacacatgcaCGCGCTACAGGCTAACCGCACAGAGGGCAgacccacacatgcatgtgcacgcgcTACATGCTAACCGAACACAGAGcagactcacacatgcatgtgcacgcgcTACAGGCTAACCGAACACAGAGCAGACccgcacatgcatgtgcacgcgcTACAGGCTAACCGAACACAGAGCAGACccgcacatgcatgtgcacgcgcTACAGGCTAACCGAACACAGAGCAgacccacacatgcatgtgcacgcgcTACATGCTAACCGAACACAGAGCAGACtggcacatgcatgtgcacgcgcTACATGCTAACCGAACACAGAGCAGGCtggcacatgcatgtgcacacactgcaggcTAACCGAACAGACAGCAGACccgcacgtgcatgcatgtgttgcGTGCTACAGGCCTAACAGGGGAGTCTGGATCCCGGCTAGCCGCGCCGGCGCTGGTGCTGAATAATATACGTGAGTAAGCAAATGTGTAGGTTGAGGAAAGCAAACGATCGGCACGCTGAACAAGGACATGCGCCTGGCTCGGCGCTACGCTTCATTTGCCTCGGATGCActtcaaaagagaaaaaactggTTTATGATCCCAAATATAAAACCATTCGACTGTGTAATCTTCTTTGCATTTCAAATCTGTAACGACTTTAGCGCAGTTAGAATTCAGCATGAAGGACACAATTACAAAGATTGCGGTTCagtgcagtactgtatatatccaCCTCGCTGTGGGAGTGAAAGCAATTACACCACAAGTAGAACTGCCAGTGAGATTATTTCCAAACTGCTGGTGAGTGCATGAGTAAGTGGTGTAAAATAATCAAGCTTTAGCTGAAACAGAGTCAGTGGCATAGTAAAGACCAGAGCATACTGTATGTCACTGTATCTGACTGTATCACACTGTAtctgactgtgtctgactgtatcACACTGTATCTGACTGTAtctgactgtgtctgactgtgtctgactgtatcACACTGTATCTGACCGTGTCTGACTGTAtctgactgtgtctgactgtatcTGACTGTATCTGACTGTGTCTGACTTTATCACACTGTAtcagactgtgtctgactgtatcAGGCTGTCTGACTGTAcctgactgtgtctgactgtatctgactgtgtctgactgtatcACACTGTATCTGACTGTAtctgactgtgtctgactgtgtctgactgtatcACACTGTATCTGACCGTGTCTGACTGTAtctgactgtgtctgactgtatcTGACTGTGTCTGACTTTATCACACTGTAtcagactgtgtctgactgtatcAGGCTGTCTGACTGTAcctgactgtgtctgactgtatctgactgtgtctgactgtgtctgactTTATCACACTGTAtcagactgtgtctgactgtatcAGGCTGTCTGACTGTAcctgactgtgtctgactgtatctgactgtgtctgactgtgtctgactgtgtctgactgtatcTGACCGTGTCTGACTGTATCTGACTGTGTCTGACTTTATCACACTGTAtcagactgtgtctgactgtatcAGGCTGTCTGACTGTAcctgactgtgtctgactgtgtctgactgtgtctgactgtatcagactgtgtctgactgtgtctgactgtatcagactgtgtctgactgtgtctgactgtctctGACTTTATCACActgactgtgtctgactgtatcAGACTGTCTGAGTGTATCAGACTGTGtcagactgtgtctgactgaaTCAGACTATATCAGACTGTCTGTATCTGACTGTCTGACTTTATCACACTGACTGTGTCTGACTATCAGACTGTCTGACTGTATCAGACTGTAtcagactgtgtctgactgtatcAGACTGTATCAGACTGTCTGACTGTATCACACTGACTGTATCAGACTGTATCAGACgtgtcctctctctttctccagacACGCTCACCCTCTTATTTTCTGTCTGCACACACATTCTTACATTCACCTTGTTTCCTCCTCagctatttttctattttatttgtatagcgcttctTACAGAGAACTGGCACGAAGATGCTTTACAGACTAGCAAAGCAAgaagacagagcagagagagcaaacagagcaaacaccaggcctaaACCCCCAAACAGCAAGCGCATGAGGTAGAacaaactcccagtggggagaaaaccctcaaacgacagccagaaaaaactccccaatgggaagaaatctcgggagGAACCAGACTGTAGAGGGAGCGCCCATCCCCCGCTGGCCAGCCCGGGGTAAAGCAGCGGTACAATGGAatgcaacagaaatgtaataagggatcTATCAGAGCAAAATACAACgggttaagcaggttacagctgaggcaACAGCGAACAGGCATAACAGGAGACCGAACTGTATAGTTCAGCACGGcgcagtttagaggagccggGTAGAgtgtctggagctccaggcaGCGTGAGGGCAGTCCATCACTCCATCCCTGCTCGCCCCTTCCATCCTACAGCCCATTCCCCCGACATCCTCCGTGTCTCCCAGTGCGTTTGTCCATCCCTCCACGCTGTCTCCTCACACATTCGCGGGCCGCGGCTtttcccaccctctctccacccccccgaccccgcccctccGTCTGTGACCGGGGGGACGACCCCGCGTCCTTAGCCGTAATCCCGCGCTCAGCTGGGATTACACCTATCGACTGGGCTGCCGCGCGCGCGCCACGATACGCGCCGCACACGGCTCAGGCACCCGCGCTATTGATCCCGCACGCGTGCGGAGTCCTTACATCACCGCTCTCAGCGACCCTGTGACCTACTCTCTGACAGTGACAAACCCCGACTGGAAACCTTACAAACGACCGACTAGCAATGAGTGCGCCGCTCAATTTAGCGCTGACCCAGTTCAGGCTGGCGCAGACACACTGTgccacacgcatacgcacacaatAAACAGCTGCAGCCCGCGTCCATTAAGCCAACATTCCACAACCACAGCAGTCACCGCAAACTGTGTAATCCAGAGAACGACATCTTATACTCGCCCACGGCAAATGCTATAACGCAAAACAATACACTGCGCCAAAGCATAATGTCACATGGATTATTTGATAAGTAATGTCAGCTCAGTAATTTGTACCGGTGAACTTGGCAAAGCAAACTATCCATCTCAATAGGATGAGAATCCCCCCAGTCCCTCCTCACCggtgtctctcctctctgctgatgATGGCCGATCGCTCCTCAGTCCCGCGAAGCTCCTGGCGCTGGCTGTGCCCCCGcccctccggccccgccccgccgcgggGACAGCTCGGCTCAGGGCGCTGGCGAACAGGTTGGTGTGGTGCGCGGGGGCGTGCGGGTGCGCAGACACGGGTGGGGGCGTGTCcggctcctcttcctcgctgtcCGAACCTCCCGCGGGGTCCGCCACTCGCCCCCCCGTGAAAGAGTCCTGGTGGGGGTTGGAGCTCTGGGACAGGTTGGCGTAGTCCGTTTCGGGGCTCCCCCTCCTCAGCCAGGGCTCCAGGTGCGAATGGCCCCTGGGCCCCCCCGCCAACGACAGATACGAGGGCCCCAGGCAGGAGAGGGGCGTGTCCTTATGTTTGTACCTCTCGGCTGAGGacgaggaggatgaggaaggggAGTTGGCCGCGGGGGCGGACGCTGGATTGGAGGCGTTGGCGGCAGCCGCGGGGTCCTTTCCGTACCGGTAGCGGCGAAGAGAGTCCATCATCCCCCCGGCGGCTCCGCCCATCCCTCTGCTCCCGGACAGCCTGGCCCCGggggctccgccccccgcctcggccccgccctcctcgtCCCGCCGCTCGcggtgcttgtgtctgtgtttgtgcttgtgctcGTGGAGCCAGCCGTAGGACAGCTCGGGGGGCATCGCGGGGTACAGCACGGGGGACCGGCCCCCTCCCAAAAACTCCTGCCTCAGAAGCTTGTGCTTCTTCTTGTGGAACTTGGCGGGGTTGAGCaggaggtggggagggtggtggtgcACGTaggagggcggagggggcggggggaaggacGGGGAGTGGTGCGGGTGCggcggaggggggtggggctgagggtgGTGCGGGTGGGGGTAGAGGGCCGCCGCCGGGGGGTACCCCCTGTAGTAGCTGAGCCCCAGGGGGGCGGAGGAGTAGGGCACGCTGTAGGAGGGGTGGTAGAAGCCGGCCCCGGACAGCGGGAAGCCCAGCCCATGGACGAAGGGCACCTCGGCCATGGCCTGGCGCAGCTTGGGCGGCCGGCCGCGCTTCTTCTTCAGGTCGGGCTTGCGCACGTAGTGCAGCGAGTCGCAGGGGTAGGCGGGGTGCGGCGAGTAGTACCCGCTGAAGTTGATCCTGAAGATGGTGGGAAGCAGGTCCCTGTGCAGGTAGTGGTGAGGCGGAGGATGACCGCCGCTCCCcatgccgccgccgccgcctccgccggccccgcccatgCCCGCGCCCCCGCCCACGCCGCCGCCTCCGGAGCCCCCCAGCCCCAAGCCGCCGCCCATCCCCGCGCCCGAGCTGCGGTGGGCTATCCGAACCTGGCCCAGCCGgaccaccagctcctccagctcggcCAGGAAGTCGGGGTCCTGGCGGCGGGCGCGCAGCTGCAGGTACTTCTTCTTGCGCTTGCGCTTCTGCCGCTTCAGCTTGTCGTAGCCGGGGCAGCCGTGCCCGCGCCGCTTGCACTTGTGCTTGTGCTTCTCCTTGTGGCCCACCAGCGCCGAGGGCGGGGCCGCCGCGTGGCTCCTGCAGGGGTCGGGCGACGCCCCCAGCCCcaggggcgagggggagggggacgggtgTTCCAGCAACGCCGAGGAGGAGTGCCTCCGTCGCCCCCGGGGACTgacccccaccccgaccccgaCCCCCGCGACCGACCCCACGACCCCGGGCATCACCGCGCCCACGGGCAGTCCCTGGGCCAGGCCGGCGCCGCCCCCGCCCTTCTCGCCCCGGTCGGAGGTGCTGTTGTTGTCCGTGCCGATGCCGCTGTCGCTGGGCACCGTCTCCTCGCTGTGCGACTCGCTGACGGGCGAGGGCGTGGCCTCCTTCAGCTCGCTCAGGTGCGCGGGCGAGGTGGGCAgcagcggcgggggcggggacagcTTGCGGTAATGGTACTGATGgcggtagtggtggtggtgatgcCCGCGGCACGACGACTTCCTCAGCAGGGGGgccacggaggaggaggaggaggaggacgcgcCCAGGggagcgagggggcggggggagagggccggggaggagggcgggggcagggggaaggAGTGGTGGGCGTGGTGGTGGGCGTGgctgcagtgggggtggggcgtgAAGTGCACGGTCCCCGGCTCCACGAAGCCGCCATCGCTGGCGGGGCTCTGCGCCCTGCTGGACTGGGACAGCGTCGGGGAGGGGAACACCTCCACCGAGGAcaggccctgctgctgctgggaatGCAGGGCCTgggcggggtggtggtggtggtgcaggGGCGAGGCGGAGGCCGGGGAGAGGAAGGGCTCGGGGGGGGCCGCGGGGGCGCTGGCCGAGGCGTTGGTCGGAGCTTTGGGCTTGCGCCCCCTCCGCTTGCCCATGTAAATGGTCCCTTTCTTGCTGACGTTGATCTGGGGGCCCAGCTTGCCCCCGAATGAGGCcgccagggaggacagggacTGCGTGGCGGCCGCGACCATCACGCCGGCGCCCGGGCCCCGAGAGGACTCCGCCTCCCCGCGGGCCCCGCCGCCGGCCCCGGGGCCCAGCAGGATCTGGTTCAGGAGCCTCTTGCGCTTCTTGGTCTTCATCTTGTTGATCTTGTGAATGATGGTCCTCATCATCAGCTGCCCGTTGCCCTTCTTCCGGAAGTGCCTGTCCCcctgcagcccctcccccgccccgaAGCCAGCGCCCCCTTGCTCCTCGGGGGCGAGGGTCGGGGGCTGGGACTcctgggggagggtggggggtaagCGTTTGGGACGGCCGCGCTTTCTGGGGACGGGCTTCGGGGGGTTCAGGTCCACTTCGGGGTGCAGGACCGGGGGATCCTCCTCTTTGGACTTGAGCAGAGAGTACACCTTGGAGGGGGGCAACTTGAGGGAGCGTCGAGGGACGGGCGCGTCCAGCCGGGGCATCTTGGACTTGGGGCGGCCCCTCTTCCTGGGAGGAGACTGCAGGAGCTGGGCGGAGGCGGGGGGAACCCGGTTGGGGTTAGGGGGCCGCCCCACCGGTCGGGGCTTATGCGGTGGGGAAGGCAAGGCGGAGGGCGGCGACGAGGGGGCCTTGCGCAGTTTGGGGGTCTGATCGGCGGGGCTGGCGGTGCCGGTGGAGGGCGTGGCCTTGTGAGCCCGGTTCACCACCCGCGTCCACCGCGGCCGCCGGCCCTTGCGCTTCTTCAGCGGCTTGCAGTCCGGCTCCgggggggagccggggggggtgctgggggcgCTGTTCGGGCAGGGCTCGGGGGCGCTGGAGGCGGGGCCATGGGTGGGGGAGGCAGTCGGTCTCGGGGAGTCTAAGGGGGCGGGCGTGGCGGGGCCTCTGTCCCGACTCGGGCTGGGTCTGGCGGGTTCGGCGGGGCTGGTGCTCTTCCTGCCCTGCCCGCTGGAGGACAGCGGCGCCCCCTTGCTGCCGCCCTCCTGCCTGGCAGGTCCTGAGGGAGGGGCGCATTTGTTCAGGCTCAGGTCTCTGGGGCCCTCCTTGTCTCGGTCTCGTTCGCGCTCCCTGTCGCCGCCGCCCTCCGATTGGCCGGGACCTCCCTTCGACGGGTTGCCGGGGGAGGCGGCCGGGCCACGCCGGCCATCTGGAGCCGCGCCTGCCCTCTGatcgggagggggcgggggcgggggagcgggCGGAGGAGGGCAGGTGAGGTGTGTCTGCTGCTTGACGCCTGTCGCGGCGGCGGGACCGTTAGCGCCGTTGGAGCCCGCGGCGCTGCCGTTacctccgccgcccccccggccctcgCTGCCCGCCTCCTCCTTCTTAGGAGGGGCGGACGCCTTCTCCGGAGCGCTGTCCCTGTGCCGGGGGCCCGGCGGCcggccgggggggcgggagacgggggcgggggggcgggatggCGGCTGGGAGCCGGACGGCGGAGAGGGAGCCGCCGCTCTGTTCGGCGACAGAGGCTCCGCCCGCGCCGGGCTCGGGGAAACGGGCGGCGCCGCCGCGGTCGCGCTGGCGGGGACGCCGGCAGGCGGGGGCTTGCGGACCTTGCCCTTGGTGGATTTCGAGGGGGGGCAGGTGGCGATGAGCTGGGCCAGCTTCTCCGTGACGGTGGGCGCACCCCCGTTGAGGACGCCcctgtccttctccctctgCCCGTCCCCCTGCGGGGACTGGGACGTCCTGGAGGCTGCTTCCGCGCTGGCGTCCTGTGACGGaggggccgggggtgggggcgtgggggaagagggagggggccgattggtcgggggggaggggcttttcTTTCCGGGACGGGGCGGTTTGACGTCCGCATCGGGGCGGTGGATGTTCGCCGGTCTCTCCGACGAGGCGTCCGATTTCACCTCCGACTTGCGAGCCAGTTTTGGGGGACCCTGTCGAGAAAAACGTTCGACGCTTAGCATTTGCTACCTCTGTAACTCACAGCAATTAACACAGATACAAGTTCTCTCTGATTGAGGCTTGAGTACGGAGTTTAATttgtgacattaaaaataatgcctTTCCATTACTTATATTACCCCTTCGATTCACCGTAATTGCTGACTTAAAATTTCATAAAGCAGAGAGCAAGCTGTGCTCCTCAGCACCCTCCCACTCGCTCTACTTCAAGTTTTTTCTTGCATTCGGCTATCAGTTACAAACAACTAATAAAAGCAAAGTAAATAGAGGGACACGATATAAATAGATGAAAGATTAGACTATATCAGGAAAGCGGGGGTCAACAGCTTCCCCTTTATGCACGGTTTTGCATTCGCTATTGCGTTCCCTTGCTGTCTGGCAGCTATTTATTAGGATATGTGATAATGTAGCCCCATTCGTCAATGACAGATTAGTGAATGAGAGGCCCACAGACAGACCAGGCGACTTCTCCACACGGCCACTCAATGGCATTATCAGGgtcagagagaggacagcggaagggaaatgggggagggggtggggcgacagagagagaggaggagaggacacagtgacacagaaacagaggagagagggagggggagaaggggcgAGGGAGGCAGGGGcgaggcggggagagagagagagagagaggaagagagaaaggaagagagagagtgcgaaCAGCACGTGCTGGTGATGACATGGACGATGACatgcagagagggaaaaaaacaaaggtgaAAAGAGCAATAAATACAGAGGAGAAATGGgcagaaaggcagagagggGTAAAAATAgaaaggcagggagagagaggagcgctgCCATTGGTGGCTATAAATTGctaccgagagagagagacccagaggCGAGACGCCTCCTGCTTGGCCCTCCATTGTGAGCTCGCTGGACGGCCATTCTGCACCTCCAGCACAATCTGCGACAGGGCCGCAGCGAGCGGCAGGGCCTGCAGGCCCGAGATGGATCAGGCTCTCATGAGCTCAGACACCCGTGGAGCAGCGGAGGAGGCTCTGCTTACCCTTTTCCCTGGCACGCTCCCAGCGACAGGCGTGGCCagggcaggaggagcaggaggagttggaggtggaggtggaggtggaggtggaggaggaggaggaagaggagcaggcgGAGCAGCTGGCAGGGATGAGGAGGTTGGCGGGGGCGGGTTTGGGCCGGGGTTCAGAGCTGggctcctctccctgtctctgtccttgTCGTGCGAGGGGCTGTGGGCGTGgttaccccccgcccccccggcggcggccccgcccccacggctgccccgcccgccgccccgcccctgccTGACGGAGGTGCGGATGGCCGGCCGGCACACGTAGTTCTCCAGGATCTTGGGCGGCTTCTTCATGCGCTTGGCCTGCAGGCCGATCTTCAGCTTGACGCTGCCCTCCGAGAAGGTCGTCTCGGTGACCgagaactgctgctgctgctccccccCGGCGCCGCCCCCTCCGCCGGGGGCCTCCGCCGcgcctccttctctctccttctcccgtTTCTCCTCCTCATTCTTCCCACCCGCGCCCTCCTTCTCCGACTCCCCGGGAGGAgcggcgggggggagggggggtggcgtgGGTGGCCCCCCCTGCGTTCTCTGATCCATCAgagatgtggggggggtggggtgtggggcggggggcgcagTTTTTAGGGTAAGCTGAAGGGCTGGGGGGAAGGGGAccagggaaagggggagggggactggGGGGCAGTCAGGAAGGTGATCCCGCTGGAGTGGCTGTCCGTCTGTCCTGCCTCAGCTGACCAGTCTTCTGTCTCCGTCTCTCCAGCTTCAGCGGTGAGcgatgggaggaggagagaagatgGAGGGAACACAAAGGGAAGCAGAATGTTAGACCAGCCtccctcatttttaaaataaaactgtatgACTGCGCAAAAACGCAAGCCCGATACAATAACATGACTTCAGCAGCTGTTAAAGCACTGGGAGTTCTTTTTTCACTCTATAAAGCCAGCACAAAACTAGCGTGAACTACAGCTAGCTACTAAACAGTAAAATGCTcaacgttcagtgttaaatcaactcttacagagtacatattgTCCCAGCTAGACTTATACAGCATGTACTcagagttgaatcaacactggtcattttactgtgtagtgcCTCAGCATAAACAGGACCATGAAAATGCAGTGCTTTATCCAACCTGAAAAGACAATGACGGACACAACAGCCGTTCCACAAATGCGATCAGCGGGACAGAGACGCGCTCCGCACTCACAGAGCTGCTGTGCTGAGCGCTGAAGCCTCTGCAGCACGGCCGCGCAGAGACAGAGGGGCGCTATAAACCCGACAGCGCGGTGAGCGGCGAGCGCACAGTGCGCCAGAGCCTTACTCCGGGTCCTGAGAGACGGCCAGTGAGACGCATCGCGCGCTCCTAAAGACCGCCGGGCAGTTCGGAGCGGGCCGTCCTGCCGGGTGCTTTTCGACGCGGCGAAGCCGTTCGGAGACGATTCGGCAGGGCGACCTCAGCGCGCGGggtcctcggggggggggggggggcgtttagGAGCCGCCCGCCCCGCCGTGCTCGCAGAGCTGCCCGGGCCGGGACGCGcaccggggggggcgggagcagAAGGCTGTTAGCGTCCGCGGCGCGGCTCCGTCTGATTAACGGCGGCCGAACGGAACTCTGGGATCT
This window of the Anguilla anguilla isolate fAngAng1 chromosome 1, fAngAng1.pri, whole genome shotgun sequence genome carries:
- the LOC118236528 gene encoding histone-lysine N-methyltransferase ASH1L-like, which produces MDQRTQGGPPTPPPLPPAAPPGESEKEGAGGKNEEEKREKEREGGAAEAPGGGGGAGGEQQQQFSVTETTFSEGSVKLKIGLQAKRMKKPPKILENYVCRPAIRTSVRQGRGGGRGSRGGGAAAGGAGGNHAHSPSHDKDRDRERSPALNPGPNPPPPTSSSLPAAPPAPLPPPPPPPPPPPPPTPPAPPALATPVAGSVPGKRGPPKLARKSEVKSDASSERPANIHRPDADVKPPRPGKKSPSPPTNRPPPSSPTPPPPAPPSQDASAEAASRTSQSPQGDGQREKDRGVLNGGAPTVTEKLAQLIATCPPSKSTKGKVRKPPPAGVPASATAAAPPVSPSPARAEPLSPNRAAAPSPPSGSQPPSRPPAPVSRPPGRPPGPRHRDSAPEKASAPPKKEEAGSEGRGGGGGNGSAAGSNGANGPAAATGVKQQTHLTCPPPPAPPPPPPPDQRAGAAPDGRRGPAASPGNPSKGGPGQSEGGGDRERERDRDKEGPRDLSLNKCAPPSGPARQEGGSKGAPLSSSGQGRKSTSPAEPARPSPSRDRGPATPAPLDSPRPTASPTHGPASSAPEPCPNSAPSTPPGSPPEPDCKPLKKRKGRRPRWTRVVNRAHKATPSTGTASPADQTPKLRKAPSSPPSALPSPPHKPRPVGRPPNPNRVPPASAQLLQSPPRKRGRPKSKMPRLDAPVPRRSLKLPPSKVYSLLKSKEEDPPVLHPEVDLNPPKPVPRKRGRPKRLPPTLPQESQPPTLAPEEQGGAGFGAGEGLQGDRHFRKKGNGQLMMRTIIHKINKMKTKKRKRLLNQILLGPGAGGGARGEAESSRGPGAGVMVAAATQSLSSLAASFGGKLGPQINVSKKGTIYMGKRRGRKPKAPTNASASAPAAPPEPFLSPASASPLHHHHHPAQALHSQQQQGLSSVEVFPSPTLSQSSRAQSPASDGGFVEPGTVHFTPHPHCSHAHHHAHHSFPLPPPSSPALSPRPLAPLGASSSSSSSVAPLLRKSSCRGHHHHHYRHQYHYRKLSPPPPLLPTSPAHLSELKEATPSPVSESHSEETVPSDSGIGTDNNSTSDRGEKGGGGAGLAQGLPVGAVMPGVVGSVAGVGVGVGVSPRGRRRHSSSALLEHPSPSPSPLGLGASPDPCRSHAAAPPSALVGHKEKHKHKCKRRGHGCPGYDKLKRQKRKRKKKYLQLRARRQDPDFLAELEELVVRLGQVRIAHRSSGAGMGGGLGLGGSGGGGVGGGAGMGGAGGGGGGGMGSGGHPPPHHYLHRDLLPTIFRINFSGYYSPHPAYPCDSLHYVRKPDLKKKRGRPPKLRQAMAEVPFVHGLGFPLSGAGFYHPSYSVPYSSAPLGLSYYRGYPPAAALYPHPHHPQPHPPPPHPHHSPSFPPPPPPSYVHHHPPHLLLNPAKFHKKKHKLLRQEFLGGGRSPVLYPAMPPELSYGWLHEHKHKHRHKHRERRDEEGGAEAGGGAPGARLSGSRGMGGAAGGMMDSLRRYRYGKDPAAAANASNPASAPAANSPSSSSSSSAERYKHKDTPLSCLGPSYLSLAGGPRGHSHLEPWLRRGSPETDYANLSQSSNPHQDSFTGGRVADPAGGSDSEEEEPDTPPPVSAHPHAPAHHTNLFASALSRAVPAAGRGRRGGGTASARSFAGLRSDRPSSAERRDTGMTVGVQTRGSRSIAPECSEGGLQHQHSQQASQLGQQHLHSHPHARYAARHPHPHPHCSHDAPGGGGQGPGRPHSRERQASPSARPPQACCPDGPAQPPPQHSRARSAGGVLSTKRSLDHVNKILKAKKLQRQARTGNNVVKRRGPGRPRKYPLPSPPPSPPPPQAPPPQHRDRAGGGGGGAGDTVSDVIEAVVQGQLRGGRGQKRKRWARDRDGEEPEEEEEEQEEEEERPGAAGSRGVDRRGWLTQEELHCFRRALEGKPEGPSSQEHLGPSAMEHAPPLALASQWEKRSARPPKKKFQRAGLYSDVYKTADPRSQLLQLKKERLEYTPGEHEYGLFPAPIHVGKYLRQKRIDFQLPYDILWQWKHNQLYKKPDVPLYKKIRSNVYVDVKPLSGYEATTCNCKAPEERADKGCIDDCLNRMIFAECSPNTCPCGEKCDNQHIQRHEWVQCLERFRAEGKGWGIRTKEPLRSGQFIIEYLGEVVSEQEFRNRMIEQYHTHNDHYCLNLDSGMVIDSYRMGNEARFINHSCDPNCEMQKWSVNGVYRIGLFALKDMDSGTELTYDYNFHSFNTEKQQVCKCGSESCRGIIGGKSQRVNGLPGKGGGAGGGARRPGRLKEKRKSKHQLKKREEESSDSGKFCPHLHMKPMSNRERNFVLKHSVFLVRNWEKMREKQEQLKRDGEREREREREREGSSLSLYSRWGGVIRDDGNIKSDVFLTQFSALQTSRSVRTRRLAAAEENMEVTRTARLAHIFKEICDMIISYKDSASQTLAAPLLTLPSRKRNTQYYEKVSDPLDLSTIEKQILTGHYKTVEAFDTDMLKVFRNAEKYYGRKSPVGRDVCRLRKAYYGARHEAAVQIDEIMGETASEADSSDSLERDHAQQHPHHDKDDDVIRCICGMYKDEGLMIQCEKCMVWQHCDCMRLKADVEHYLCEQCDPRPVDREVPMLPQPSYASSGSIYYICLLRDDLLLHQGDCVYLMRDSRRTPDGQPVRQSYRLLSHVNRDKLDIFRIEKLWKSDKGERFAFGHHYFRPHETHHSPSRRFYHNELFRVPLYEIIPLEAVVGMCCVLDLYTYCKGRPKGVKEQDVYICDYRLDKSAHLFYKIHRNRYPVCTKPFAFNHFPKRLAPKRDFSPHYVPDNYKRNGGRSSWKSERPKLVCKDGLGGGACEDDSSPGDPRLCDGAGASQLDSEEGGGEADMDIVPGEPPPLLPQPPVPPQTPTDRGAEDEEEGEPERAEGLEVPSSSSSSSSSHHSEVGRREAQRDRLNKILLNLLQQTPSKNVIDVTYLLEEGSGRRLRRRTLGLGDFVGRK